The genomic region GGCGGCAAGCTCAAGACCGTCTTGCAATCGTTCGCAGTGGCAATGTACTTGTGCCCACTGCCAGGCTGGATGGATATTCCAACCTATGTTGTCATGCTCGTGGCTGTTGCCGTCACGGTGGTTACTGGCGTGCAATATTTGCTCGATGCGCGAAAGCATAACTAAGTGTTAGCCGCTGAGATTATCCGCGCGCTTGCACGCAAAGGCGAGACCGTGGCATTTTGTGAGTCGCTCACCGCGGGTTTGGCTAGTGCCACCGTCGCGGACGTCTCCGGCGCATCGACGGTGCTCCGTGGCGGCCTTATTACCTATGCCACCGATTTGAAAGTCGACTTAGCCAACGTTAGCCAGGAGCTTATCGATGCCCACGGGGTGGTCTCCGAAGAGGTTGCCGCAGCGATGGCGGCGGGCACACGAAAGGTTTGCCATTCCACGTGGGCGGTATCGCTAACGGGGGTTGCCGGGCCGGATTCGCAGGATGGACATCCCGCAGGCGAGGTCTTTATTGGTTGCGCTGGACCTGATGGGACGTTGGTTGTGCGCGCGGTCAATGACTCGTCGGTATCCGCGCACACCGGCGAC from Corynebacterium ammoniagenes DSM 20306 harbors:
- a CDS encoding CinA family protein, producing the protein MLAAEIIRALARKGETVAFCESLTAGLASATVADVSGASTVLRGGLITYATDLKVDLANVSQELIDAHGVVSEEVAAAMAAGTRKVCHSTWAVSLTGVAGPDSQDGHPAGEVFIGCAGPDGTLVVRAVNDSSVSAHTGDGGERIQVLSGDRNAIRTQAVDCALELLLKRL